The DNA region ACTTTTGTATTCTTCATTTACAGTCTAAAACCTGTAAGAGGTTTTATTGTGTGTGTAGGTTTCAGATTGTTATTGTTTCGGGTCTGATTTGAAGAAAGTTTTAAGGATAATGATAAAGAGAACAGTTTTACTGATATATACAGGAGGTACTATAGGAATGGTAAAAGACCGGAAGACAGGGTCGCTTATTCCTTTTAATTTCGATAATCTCCTTGGAAGAGTGCCTGAATTGAGTTTGTTGGATTGTGATTTTGAGACATTTTCGTTCGAAAATCCAATTGATTCTTCCAATGTTGCCCCAAGTGATTGGTTACAGCTAGCAGATAAAATTGAAGAAGTATATAACGTATATGATGGTTTTGTAATTCTTCACGGTACAGATACTATGTCTTATACAGCTTCTGCATTAAGTTTTCTGTTAGAAAACCTGAAGAAGCCGGTAATCTTCACCGGAGCACAGCTTCCGATAAGCGATTTACGTACAGATGCAAAAGAAAATTTAATCACAGCTATTCAAATCGCTTCAGATTATGATAAGGAAGGAAATGCTCTGGTTCAGGAAGTAGGTTTGTATTTTGAATACAAACTATACAGAGCAAACAGAACTACGAAAATTAATTCAGAGCATTTTGAAGCCTTTGGATCTTTAAATTTTCCGGCTCTTGCAGAATCGGGTGTACATTTAAATTATAATAAACACTTATTTATTAATGTAGATAATAATAAAGAGTTGAAGGTTCACAGGAATCTTGATAATAATGTTGCTGTTATTAAACTGTTCCCGGGAATAACGAAGAGTGTTCTCGATGCAGTGATAAATATTGAAGGTTTAAAAGGTTTAGTAATTGAAACATATGGATCGGGAAATGCACCTAGTCAGGATTGGCTGGTTGAGTCTATTTCGGATGCAATTAATAATGGCATAATTGTTGTAAATATTACACAGTGTCCGGCCGGAATGGTCGATCAAGGTCTGTATGATGTAGGTTTACAGATGAGAAAATTGGGTGTAGTAGGTGGCAGAGATATGACAACGGAAGCCGCAATTACAAAGTTGATGTTTGTATTAGCCAGTAATACCTACAATGAGGAGCCTGAGAAGTGGCTGAGAAAAAATCTAAGAGGAGAACTAAAGGACAAGTAAGAAAAATTTTAATAAGTGGATTTTTTTTCGTTATTTGCCATGCGTTTTATGCGTGCCGTGTTTGGCCGTTGGAGAGGTGGCCGAGTGGTTTAAGGCGCACGCCTGGAAAGCGTGTTTTCCGGGAACGGAATCGGGGGTTCGAATCCCTTCCTCTCCGCTATAATAATTAATAATTAATTTCGATAATTCTAATAACAATTA from Bacteroidota bacterium includes:
- a CDS encoding asparaginase — translated: MIKRTVLLIYTGGTIGMVKDRKTGSLIPFNFDNLLGRVPELSLLDCDFETFSFENPIDSSNVAPSDWLQLADKIEEVYNVYDGFVILHGTDTMSYTASALSFLLENLKKPVIFTGAQLPISDLRTDAKENLITAIQIASDYDKEGNALVQEVGLYFEYKLYRANRTTKINSEHFEAFGSLNFPALAESGVHLNYNKHLFINVDNNKELKVHRNLDNNVAVIKLFPGITKSVLDAVINIEGLKGLVIETYGSGNAPSQDWLVESISDAINNGIIVVNITQCPAGMVDQGLYDVGLQMRKLGVVGGRDMTTEAAITKLMFVLASNTYNEEPEKWLRKNLRGELKDK